Genomic segment of Thermococcus sp.:
TTGGGATGGACGTTTCTAATACCGTAGAGCTCACCCTCGATGATTATTACAGGCTTTTCATAGGCCCTCTTAAGCCTCTCTACCTGGTCGAAGAGCCTGCCGTCTATGATGGACTGAATGAAGTCGTTGGCGCTCTTCCTCTCTATTCCAACATCTTCGCTGACCACATAATCGGCAACGTCCAAAGTTTTGACTTCCACTTCGGCGCCAAGTTCTTTCAACAGCTTTGGCACGCCACTCCTCAGCTCGCGGGAATCAACGTAGACAACTATACCCTTTGGCTTTCTCACAAAAATCGGCTTTATTGGGAGTTCTCCAGCATGCTTTCCGGCTTTGACTTCCTCTTTTCCGACTTTCCGACCTTCTTCCTTACCCGTATCTGCCCCAATGGATTCAATTTTCTCCCTTTTTGGCTTCAGAAACGCATCTAGGGGAGTTATTTTGCCCTTTCCCATCGGCGCACTCTCCGGAACTTTTTCCCTTATTTTATCCCCACTACTTTGCTTTTCGAGTTCTCTAGCTATTCTTTTGATTGCGTCGAACATTCCCTTCTCCTTTCTTCGGGAGCTCCAATAGTAGGCTTCATCGCGGGTCCCCTTGGCCATTAGGACGACTACCCTGCCGGGCCTGTGCCTGCCGGTTCTACCACGCCTCTGAATGCTCCTTATCGCTGAAGGCACCGGCTCATAGAAGACGACCAAATCAACTTCCGGGACGTCAAGACCCTCCTCGCCGACACTTGTTGCGACGAGAACATTGAAATCCCCCCTGGAGAAAGCGTCTAGGACTTCCTTCTGCTCCTTTTGACTCATTCCCCTGTCACTTCCCCTGCTGGCCTGACCTATGAACCGTCTGGCAGAAA
This window contains:
- a CDS encoding ERCC4 domain-containing protein; protein product: SARRFIGQASRGSDRGMSQKEQKEVLDAFSRGDFNVLVATSVGEEGLDVPEVDLVVFYEPVPSAIRSIQRRGRTGRHRPGRVVVLMAKGTRDEAYYWSSRRKEKGMFDAIKRIARELEKQSSGDKIREKVPESAPMGKGKITPLDAFLKPKREKIESIGADTGKEEGRKVGKEEVKAGKHAGELPIKPIFVRKPKGIVVYVDSRELRSGVPKLLKELGAEVEVKTLDVADYVVSEDVGIERKSANDFIQSIIDGRLFDQVERLKRAYEKPVIIIEGELYGIRNVHPNAIRGAITAVTLDWGVPVLFSSGKEETASYIYLLAKREQEERKKEVRLRSEKKALTLAERQRLIVEGLPNVSATLAKRLLKHFGNVERVFTATEEELKEVEGIGEKKAREIRKVITAPYVEDDE